In a genomic window of Spiroplasma melliferum:
- a CDS encoding putative transmembrane protein: MRTDFKKYFQVFFNIYFILFILYFGISLFLPYFVSHYTNWAFVSISLNLTYIVLITGAFLFFLAVLIQILSDFKHYKRIILQWDSIWKVNVIVILLWLANIFWLSYTIYWNIAITGLLSRFTQFYFQLYQAILISFYFFYGLFIITFFVALVTLRIYLIYWYKINDLIYFNPFLNLTLFLNILEPYLFMRYRINILVIFLLKKLIIISFIIANIIKTYRLILFKKETTPPQAKNLLLLKF; this comes from the coding sequence ATGAGAACAGATTTCAAAAAGTATTTTCAAGTATTTTTTAATATATATTTTATTTTGTTTATTTTATATTTCGGAATCTCGTTATTTTTACCTTATTTTGTTTCACATTATACAAATTGGGCATTTGTTAGTATCTCATTAAATTTAACTTATATTGTTTTAATAACGGGAGCTTTTTTATTTTTCTTAGCTGTTTTAATCCAAATTTTAAGTGATTTTAAGCATTATAAACGGATCATCTTGCAATGAGATAGTATTTGAAAAGTTAATGTTATTGTAATTTTATTATGATTAGCAAATATTTTTTGATTATCATATACTATTTATTGAAATATTGCGATAACAGGGTTACTTAGTCGTTTTACACAATTTTATTTTCAACTTTATCAAGCAATTTTAATTTCGTTTTATTTCTTTTATGGATTATTTATTATTACCTTTTTTGTTGCTTTAGTTACATTGCGGATTTATTTAATTTATTGGTATAAGATTAATGATTTAATTTATTTTAATCCGTTTCTTAATTTAACGTTATTTTTAAATATTTTAGAACCGTATCTTTTTATGCGGTATCGAATTAATATTTTAGTTATTTTTTTATTAAAAAAACTAATTATTATTTCATTTATTATTGCAAATATTATTAAAACATATCGGTTAATACTTTTCAAAAAGGAAACGACACCACCACAAGCAAAAAATTTATTATTGTTAAAATTTTAA